In Luteibacter mycovicinus, a genomic segment contains:
- a CDS encoding amino acid aminotransferase: protein MTLFSSVELAPRDPILGLNEAFGADTRTDKVNLGVGVYYDANGHVPLLRAVREAEKARLEAQLPRGYLPIDGIALYDSAVQNLLFGAASPLLADRRVVTAQALGGTGALKVGADFLKRLNPSVPVAISNPSWENHRALFEGAGFEVVDYPYYDAATHGVDVDAMLGGLAKLPRGAIVVLHACCHNPTGVDLVEADWVRVIEAVRKHDLVPFLDIAYQGFGDGIEADAIAVRLFADAGLPFFVASSFSKSFSLYGERVGALSIVTGSHDEAVRVQSQLKRVIRTNYSNPPTHGAAVVSAVLNHAELRAQWETELGEMRDRIRAMRRGLVERLAKHGDFGFIEAQRGMFSYSGLSSAQVDRLRTEFGIYAVGTGRICVAALNDGNLDRVASAIAQVV, encoded by the coding sequence ATGACTCTCTTCTCTTCCGTCGAACTCGCACCGCGCGATCCGATCCTCGGCCTCAACGAAGCGTTCGGCGCAGACACCCGCACCGACAAGGTCAACCTTGGCGTTGGCGTGTACTACGACGCCAACGGCCATGTGCCGCTCCTGCGCGCCGTGCGTGAGGCCGAAAAAGCCCGCCTCGAGGCGCAGCTGCCGCGCGGTTACCTGCCCATCGACGGCATCGCCCTCTACGACAGCGCCGTACAGAACCTTCTGTTCGGTGCCGCATCCCCGCTGCTTGCCGATCGCCGCGTCGTCACGGCCCAGGCTTTGGGCGGCACCGGCGCTCTGAAAGTCGGCGCCGACTTCCTCAAGCGCCTGAACCCGTCGGTGCCCGTGGCCATCAGCAACCCCAGCTGGGAAAACCACCGCGCGCTGTTCGAAGGAGCGGGCTTCGAGGTCGTCGACTACCCGTATTACGACGCCGCGACGCACGGTGTCGACGTCGACGCCATGCTCGGCGGCCTCGCGAAGCTGCCCAGGGGCGCGATCGTCGTCCTGCATGCCTGCTGCCACAACCCGACCGGTGTGGACCTCGTCGAGGCGGACTGGGTGCGCGTGATCGAGGCCGTGCGCAAGCACGACCTCGTGCCGTTCCTCGACATCGCCTATCAGGGCTTCGGCGACGGTATCGAAGCCGACGCCATCGCGGTGCGCCTCTTTGCCGATGCCGGCCTGCCGTTCTTCGTCGCGAGCTCGTTTTCGAAGTCGTTCTCGCTGTACGGCGAACGCGTGGGTGCCTTGTCCATCGTGACCGGTTCGCATGACGAAGCCGTTCGCGTGCAGTCGCAGCTCAAGCGCGTCATCCGCACCAACTATTCCAACCCCCCGACCCACGGTGCCGCCGTCGTCTCGGCGGTGCTCAACCACGCCGAGCTGCGCGCGCAGTGGGAAACCGAGCTGGGCGAGATGCGCGATCGCATCCGCGCCATGCGTCGTGGTCTGGTCGAGCGACTGGCGAAGCACGGCGACTTCGGCTTCATCGAAGCACAGCGCGGCATGTTCTCCTATTCCGGTCTTTCGTCGGCGCAGGTCGATCGCCTGCGCACCGAGTTCGGCATCTACGCCGTCGGTACCGGCCGTATCTGCGTCGCCGCGCTCAACGACGGCAATCTGGACCGCGTCGCTTCCGCGATCGCCCAGGTCGTCTGA